The following proteins are encoded in a genomic region of Candidatus Diapherotrites archaeon:
- a CDS encoding sigma-70 family RNA polymerase sigma factor — MAADQTNAANQFITKNMKTIEMAAFYVRKQLSSFRLTKEDLISMITLKIIRNFTFVADRGTPKAYIFIIARHLIVDTLRKKRIRIKPTSFSNIATDISLEDQFETKKESGLDPETRDWLIQNIMQLPYPHRTVLLLKYEGMTNVAIARHLGIRVNPIAKGYHLVKKAHQILRDHLEKKKDPFFLDQQKPRKRKPGPKRLGRPRKPTR, encoded by the coding sequence ATGGCCGCTGATCAAACCAATGCTGCGAATCAATTCATAACTAAAAATATGAAAACGATCGAAATGGCCGCTTTTTATGTTCGAAAACAATTATCTTCATTCAGGTTAACCAAAGAAGACCTAATCAGCATGATTACATTGAAGATTATTCGAAATTTCACTTTTGTTGCCGATAGAGGCACACCAAAGGCTTACATTTTTATTATTGCCAGACATCTCATAGTCGATACTTTACGTAAGAAAAGAATACGCATTAAACCAACATCATTCTCAAATATCGCAACCGATATTAGCTTGGAAGACCAATTCGAAACAAAAAAAGAAAGCGGATTGGATCCGGAAACACGAGATTGGTTGATTCAAAATATTATGCAACTACCATATCCACATCGCACCGTATTATTATTGAAATACGAAGGGATGACTAATGTGGCTATCGCCCGCCACCTTGGCATCCGGGTGAATCCAATAGCCAAGGGATACCATCTTGTGAAAAAAGCACATCAAATATTGCGTGATCATTTAGAGAAAAAAAAAGATCCCTTTTTCCTGGACCAACAGAAGCCCCGTAAAAGAAAACCTGGCCCAAAACGATTAGGAAGACCGCGCAAACCTACAAGATAG
- a CDS encoding methyltransferase, with amino-acid sequence MRLEDLSFQTGENVYAPREDSWLLAHAILKNKKIVRGKKCLDMGCGSGIQTAAMLLVGGKEETYSDIAPEALHATASLVERYFPSAKTKPVQGDLFQHVKGTFDVIAFNPPYVPSTTIRWRDTDGGKKGREIIDAFLEKLADHLKPGGHCFLLQSSLNIPEMTEQKMKKLGMTGKIIATQKLFMEELQVWHLQI; translated from the coding sequence ATGCGTCTGGAAGACCTTTCATTCCAAACCGGAGAAAACGTATACGCCCCCCGGGAAGACTCCTGGCTGCTAGCTCACGCGATATTGAAAAACAAAAAGATCGTGCGCGGGAAGAAATGCCTCGATATGGGCTGCGGGAGCGGCATCCAGACCGCCGCAATGCTCCTGGTGGGAGGAAAAGAGGAAACCTATTCGGATATCGCCCCGGAAGCCTTGCACGCAACTGCTTCCTTGGTGGAACGATATTTCCCCAGCGCCAAAACCAAACCCGTGCAGGGCGATCTATTCCAGCACGTGAAAGGAACATTTGATGTCATCGCCTTCAACCCCCCCTATGTCCCCTCCACCACCATCCGCTGGCGCGACACAGATGGAGGAAAAAAAGGACGTGAAATCATCGATGCGTTTTTGGAAAAACTTGCCGACCACCTGAAACCGGGCGGGCATTGTTTTCTCCTCCAATCCAGCCTCAACATTCCCGAGATGACCGAACAGAAAATGAAAAAATTGGGAATGACTGGGAAAATCATTGCCACCCAAAAACTCTTCATGGAAGAACTCCAGGTGTGGCACCTCCAGATCTGA
- a CDS encoding SHOCT domain-containing protein yields the protein MASTVVRVIWFILIGWWVALLWVILALIACLTIIGLPVGLWMFGKTWKIATLAEDPAKIVAGVTQQIQQVTVVNNTPATTSIESPLIVLKRKYADGEITKEEYEERKEVLSEKGNIEFKKKNKVKDEK from the coding sequence ATGGCAAGTACGGTAGTCCGGGTTATTTGGTTTATTTTAATTGGATGGTGGGTGGCCTTGCTTTGGGTCATATTAGCCTTGATAGCCTGCCTAACCATTATTGGACTTCCGGTTGGTTTGTGGATGTTTGGTAAAACATGGAAAATTGCTACATTAGCTGAAGATCCAGCAAAAATCGTGGCGGGGGTAACCCAACAGATCCAGCAGGTCACTGTTGTCAACAACACGCCTGCTACTACAAGCATTGAATCACCGCTGATCGTATTGAAACGAAAATATGCAGATGGGGAAATAACCAAAGAGGAATACGAAGAACGTAAAGAAGTCCTATCTGAAAAAGGAAATATTGAATTTAAAAAAAAGAATAAGGTGAAGGATGAAAAATGA
- a CDS encoding MarR family winged helix-turn-helix transcriptional regulator gives MQILESLIRPNNPTDLAKRLHSHRPTVSMVIQDLQAKHLVKRLNPEEKNVSIYTITPEGARVLKAVQSMRYAADEDK, from the coding sequence ATGCAGATTTTGGAGTCCCTCATTCGGCCAAATAACCCCACGGATCTGGCCAAGCGCCTCCACTCACATCGCCCCACCGTTTCGATGGTGATCCAAGACCTCCAGGCCAAACACCTGGTGAAGCGCCTCAATCCTGAAGAGAAGAACGTAAGCATCTACACGATAACCCCAGAAGGGGCGCGGGTGCTCAAGGCAGTGCAATCCATGCGCTATGCCGCGGATGAAGATAAATAG
- a CDS encoding DedA family protein, which produces MVFEVLAESFAVLIATTGYFGIFILMTWESMIIPIPSELVMPFAGWAAAKGNLDFVLVVGFATLGSLAGSFVSYYTGKYFGRDFIVSHGEIFGLKRKHLRMVEDWFAKRGHATVFIGRFVPVVRHLISIPAGMSNMPPGKFAAMTIAGAGMWNLFLASFGYALQENYFIVAQHQALVDVLVVLLIIVALVYAVVRYWRH; this is translated from the coding sequence ATGGTGTTCGAGGTCCTTGCCGAATCCTTCGCCGTCCTCATTGCGACCACGGGGTATTTTGGAATATTCATCCTGATGACTTGGGAATCCATGATCATTCCCATTCCCAGCGAATTGGTGATGCCTTTTGCAGGGTGGGCGGCGGCCAAAGGGAATCTTGATTTCGTTCTAGTTGTTGGGTTTGCAACGTTGGGGAGTCTGGCCGGCTCCTTCGTTTCCTATTACACCGGAAAATATTTCGGAAGGGACTTCATCGTGAGCCACGGGGAAATTTTCGGGTTGAAACGGAAACATTTGCGTATGGTCGAGGATTGGTTTGCCAAGCGGGGGCATGCCACGGTATTCATTGGCCGTTTTGTTCCCGTGGTAAGACATCTCATTTCCATTCCGGCCGGGATGAGCAACATGCCTCCCGGGAAGTTTGCGGCCATGACCATCGCGGGCGCGGGGATGTGGAATCTCTTCCTGGCGTCATTCGGTTATGCCCTGCAGGAAAACTATTTCATCGTTGCTCAGCACCAAGCCCTTGTTGACGTGTTGGTGGTATTGCTTATCATCGTGGCATTGGTGTATGCGGTTGTAAGGTATTGGCGGCACTAA
- a CDS encoding ZPR1 zinc finger domain-containing protein yields MPRGHPHESSSLVTTPCPQCGKGAKIVQLVEKVPHFGKMMIQTVICEHCGFRFSDVMSLEFNQPMGFEIIIKDEKGLSAKLIRNSSGTVEIPQIGFRMEPGMVSEGFYTNIEGLLERVEMVLDSFIRNGNAEEKNNARAVREIVTQFREGKTPFTVRVLDPDGGSAILGERVKKWKLTEKEIAELGRGITLV; encoded by the coding sequence ATGCCTCGCGGCCATCCTCATGAGTCTTCCTCCCTCGTGACAACCCCCTGCCCTCAGTGTGGGAAGGGAGCTAAAATCGTTCAGCTCGTGGAAAAAGTTCCCCATTTTGGGAAGATGATGATCCAAACAGTAATATGCGAGCATTGTGGATTTCGATTTTCTGATGTAATGAGCCTTGAATTCAACCAACCCATGGGTTTTGAAATAATAATCAAGGACGAGAAAGGGCTTTCCGCCAAACTCATTCGAAATTCTTCCGGAACGGTTGAAATTCCCCAAATTGGTTTCCGCATGGAACCCGGGATGGTCTCGGAGGGTTTCTATACAAACATAGAGGGGTTGCTCGAGCGGGTGGAAATGGTTTTGGATTCATTCATCCGGAATGGGAACGCGGAAGAAAAAAACAATGCCCGTGCGGTGCGGGAGATTGTAACACAATTCAGAGAGGGGAAAACCCCTTTCACCGTGCGCGTGCTGGACCCGGATGGGGGGAGTGCTATCTTGGGAGAACGCGTAAAAAAATGGAAATTGACTGAGAAAGAGATAGCCGAACTCGGGCGGGGAATCACTTTGGTTTAA
- a CDS encoding TatD family hydrolase translates to MTTPESPVTWIDFHTHVLDSPTLPEDALAARREGVGLWLVNSVDVQNWVQNKARATPYPEALVGVGWHPEHVIQVPVSQVDATLETLEKMIPDAPFLGETGLDFLYGKTVDQQAVQEKVFRRFIHWSNQTGKLLEVHSRHAKQRVIDILVEEEAKHVLLHWFNGSSSQAKILIEKNWVCTVGPTILSSPHIDAFIREMPLASIGLETDAPIPFSGKPGTPALIVEVGARVAALKRVSLAEVQAAQMGLFRRFFP, encoded by the coding sequence ATGACTACTCCTGAAAGCCCTGTGACGTGGATCGATTTTCACACGCACGTATTGGATTCCCCCACGCTTCCTGAGGATGCATTGGCCGCCCGCCGGGAGGGTGTGGGATTATGGTTGGTGAACAGCGTGGATGTCCAAAATTGGGTGCAAAATAAGGCCCGCGCCACCCCTTATCCGGAGGCCCTCGTGGGGGTGGGTTGGCACCCCGAGCACGTCATCCAAGTCCCTGTGTCCCAGGTGGATGCCACATTGGAAACCCTTGAAAAGATGATACCTGATGCCCCTTTCCTGGGTGAAACGGGGTTGGATTTCCTGTATGGTAAAACGGTCGATCAGCAGGCGGTTCAGGAAAAAGTATTCCGCCGGTTTATTCATTGGTCCAATCAAACGGGAAAATTGCTTGAGGTGCATTCCCGGCATGCTAAGCAGCGAGTAATAGACATTCTCGTGGAAGAGGAAGCGAAACACGTGCTCTTGCACTGGTTCAATGGTTCTTCCTCCCAAGCCAAAATACTCATCGAGAAGAATTGGGTGTGCACCGTGGGTCCCACCATTCTTTCGTCCCCCCATATCGATGCCTTTATCCGAGAGATGCCATTGGCATCCATTGGCCTGGAGACGGATGCCCCCATTCCCTTTTCGGGAAAACCAGGAACCCCCGCTTTAATCGTGGAGGTGGGGGCGCGCGTGGCCGCCCTAAAAAGAGTATCCCTCGCCGAGGTGCAGGCAGCCCAAATGGGGTTGTTCAGACGGTTTTTTCCCTAA
- a CDS encoding GTPase, whose protein sequence is MTTNVSIAYANALAKYENAKTPSEKLAALEEMRSHAPAHKGGEKMRGEINRKISQLRADLEKEKKQAAKRGGGATLAVKKEGAGQVVLVGLPNAGKSTFFNALTGLTTPVEDYEFTTSTPEIGMVDFKGAKIQLVDLPPILEGSSEGKANGKEILAIVRNADAIAMMLNVATQDEDYRILSHELNQSGILLNRKRPNIRITPTPFPGISITGKEYLRIPQEKFVEFLKGRGMHNVEVILQEPTTLENAIESLDETLVYKRTMLVYTKGSPTRRVETGETALHIAWDPQNPRPNEIAEKMFEVIEKVYVYTKKAGEDASKIPLVAPKGATVLDIAEQVHKDIVRTFKYAKVWGSSKFEGQRVAKDYPVQNGDVIEFNW, encoded by the coding sequence ATGACTACTAACGTCTCCATTGCCTACGCCAATGCCCTCGCCAAATACGAGAATGCCAAAACCCCCTCGGAAAAACTGGCCGCATTAGAAGAGATGCGTTCGCACGCCCCCGCCCACAAAGGGGGGGAAAAGATGCGGGGGGAAATCAACCGCAAGATATCCCAATTGCGCGCCGACCTCGAGAAAGAAAAGAAACAGGCCGCCAAACGGGGAGGGGGGGCCACGCTCGCGGTAAAAAAAGAAGGAGCCGGGCAAGTAGTACTCGTGGGATTGCCTAACGCTGGAAAAAGCACGTTCTTCAACGCCCTCACGGGTTTGACCACGCCAGTGGAAGACTACGAATTTACCACTTCCACTCCCGAGATAGGAATGGTGGACTTCAAGGGCGCCAAAATACAACTCGTGGATTTGCCCCCCATCCTGGAAGGGAGCAGCGAAGGAAAGGCGAATGGGAAGGAAATATTGGCCATTGTCCGAAATGCGGATGCCATCGCCATGATGCTGAACGTGGCCACGCAGGATGAGGATTACCGCATCCTTTCCCACGAACTAAACCAAAGCGGCATCCTCCTCAATCGAAAACGCCCCAACATCCGCATTACTCCCACCCCATTCCCAGGTATTTCCATCACGGGGAAAGAATACCTTCGTATTCCTCAGGAGAAATTCGTTGAATTTCTCAAAGGAAGAGGGATGCACAATGTAGAGGTCATTCTCCAGGAGCCCACGACGCTCGAGAATGCCATCGAATCGCTGGATGAAACATTGGTGTACAAGCGCACCATGCTCGTGTACACGAAAGGAAGCCCCACCCGGCGCGTGGAAACCGGGGAAACCGCTCTCCACATCGCGTGGGACCCCCAAAATCCCCGACCAAATGAAATAGCTGAAAAGATGTTCGAGGTCATCGAAAAAGTCTATGTCTACACCAAAAAAGCAGGAGAAGACGCCTCCAAAATCCCCCTCGTAGCCCCCAAAGGGGCCACGGTGCTTGACATCGCGGAACAAGTGCACAAGGATATCGTGCGCACATTCAAATACGCCAAAGTATGGGGTAGCTCCAAATTCGAAGGCCAGCGGGTCGCCAAAGACTATCCCGTGCAAAACGGGGATGTCATCGAATTCAACTGGTAG
- a CDS encoding GNAT family N-acetyltransferase, translating into MPIREATIKEAPTVLAFIQEFFPYKHMDLPTLEQRMQDLNIAILVYEEGKTIHGFVDIEIITPSAGEVRLNGVAVRKESQYHGIGGQLVKAAIAWSEERGMTRMVLLVEPTNAPAKQLYTILGFVFEKEAPPIEGKPVEQWAKKLHPPKPEYVH; encoded by the coding sequence ATGCCCATCCGCGAAGCCACCATAAAAGAAGCGCCCACCGTGCTCGCTTTCATCCAAGAATTCTTCCCATACAAACACATGGATCTCCCCACCCTGGAGCAGAGGATGCAGGATCTGAACATCGCCATCCTCGTGTATGAGGAAGGGAAAACCATCCATGGTTTCGTGGACATCGAGATCATTACTCCCTCCGCGGGAGAGGTGCGGCTGAATGGCGTCGCGGTGAGGAAAGAATCCCAATACCATGGTATTGGGGGACAATTAGTAAAGGCGGCCATCGCCTGGAGCGAAGAAAGGGGAATGACGCGAATGGTTTTGCTAGTGGAACCTACCAATGCGCCCGCCAAACAATTGTACACCATTTTAGGATTTGTATTCGAAAAAGAAGCGCCTCCCATCGAGGGAAAGCCCGTGGAGCAATGGGCCAAAAAACTCCACCCCCCTAAACCGGAATACGTGCACTGA
- the proS gene encoding proline--tRNA ligase — translation MPKPNTPTLVGVTVKKADDLSEWYTQVVLKAGLADYSPVHGFMVYRPGSMRLWEDIQAYFNSRLKVLDVENAYFPLLIPESFFNKEKSHAEGFAPEVAWIAQEKEEAGAERLAIRPTSETIINDMFAKWIQSHRDLPLRINQWCNIVRWEIKMTKFFLRGREFLWQEGHCAYATHEEAKDEALRFLMEYQKLSHELLAVPVIAGRKTEMERFAGADETYTIEALMPDGKALQMGTSHDLGQRFAKAFGTVFSGEDEKAHLPYQNSWGISTRLLGALVMVHGDDKGLVLPPRLARQKVAIVPILFTDTREGVLKAARGLETTLSSFGAFVDDRDGYSPGWKFNEWELKGIPLRIELGPRDVAQDQCILVRRDTGEKKTVSLSQITQAVESELEAMHHALFSKAESFLHGSLITVDTMKAFEEALQQRKIIRMKFCGRPECEKALKEKTTATSRCIPLDEQPEKGVCGHCGQTAEWYTLFSKTY, via the coding sequence ATGCCCAAGCCTAACACCCCAACCCTGGTGGGGGTCACCGTGAAGAAAGCCGATGATTTATCTGAGTGGTACACCCAGGTTGTCTTGAAGGCGGGGCTCGCGGATTATTCTCCCGTGCACGGTTTCATGGTTTATCGTCCCGGCTCGATGCGGCTCTGGGAAGATATCCAAGCGTATTTCAATTCCCGTTTGAAGGTGTTGGACGTGGAGAACGCTTATTTCCCCCTCCTCATACCCGAATCCTTTTTCAATAAGGAAAAATCCCACGCGGAAGGCTTCGCTCCCGAAGTGGCATGGATTGCCCAGGAAAAGGAGGAAGCGGGGGCCGAGCGTTTAGCCATTCGTCCCACGAGTGAAACCATCATCAATGACATGTTCGCCAAATGGATTCAATCCCACCGCGATCTGCCATTGCGCATCAACCAGTGGTGTAACATCGTGCGCTGGGAAATTAAGATGACTAAGTTCTTCCTCCGGGGGAGGGAATTCCTCTGGCAGGAAGGGCATTGCGCCTATGCCACGCATGAAGAAGCCAAGGATGAGGCCCTGCGTTTCCTCATGGAATACCAAAAATTGTCCCACGAATTGCTGGCCGTACCTGTGATCGCGGGAAGAAAGACGGAAATGGAACGCTTTGCGGGGGCGGATGAAACCTATACCATCGAAGCCCTCATGCCGGATGGGAAAGCATTGCAGATGGGCACCTCTCATGATTTGGGTCAGCGGTTTGCCAAAGCCTTTGGCACGGTGTTCTCGGGCGAGGATGAGAAAGCCCATCTTCCCTACCAGAATTCCTGGGGCATTTCCACGCGTCTGTTGGGCGCTTTGGTCATGGTGCATGGGGATGATAAGGGATTGGTTCTCCCTCCCCGTCTGGCGCGCCAAAAAGTGGCCATTGTTCCAATTCTCTTCACCGATACCCGGGAGGGGGTGTTGAAGGCCGCGCGGGGTCTGGAGACCACCCTCTCTTCTTTTGGAGCGTTCGTGGATGACCGCGACGGGTATTCTCCGGGATGGAAATTCAACGAATGGGAATTGAAGGGCATTCCCCTCCGAATCGAATTGGGCCCGCGGGACGTGGCGCAGGACCAATGCATCCTTGTTCGGCGCGATACGGGGGAGAAAAAAACGGTTTCCCTTTCCCAGATAACCCAAGCCGTGGAATCCGAATTGGAGGCCATGCATCATGCCCTATTTTCCAAGGCTGAATCCTTCCTCCATGGAAGCCTAATCACCGTAGACACCATGAAAGCCTTCGAGGAGGCTTTGCAGCAGCGCAAGATCATTCGAATGAAGTTCTGCGGGCGTCCCGAGTGCGAGAAAGCCCTAAAAGAAAAGACCACCGCGACCTCGCGATGCATCCCATTGGATGAGCAACCAGAGAAAGGGGTGTGTGGGCATTGCGGCCAGACTGCGGAATGGTACACCTTGTTTTCTAAAACATACTAA
- a CDS encoding HAD family phosphatase, with translation MALDKRFPEKIKAAIFDFDGILVDTEQVGLDASKTILAKYAISLTPEEKMDYFQIPDLRFYGDIFKSRGIQVDANMVLKEHKNLYYQLIQRINTPLPGVLDILDYYKSKKVSCNICSGSTRLIVERVLKNVGIRSSFDFIVAREDYLEDKPNPESYTHSLEKIKLSASDCIAFEDTRRGVESAKSAGILTVGVLIGNHGSDPLTKADFQINTFEDAFV, from the coding sequence ATGGCTTTGGATAAGCGATTTCCTGAAAAGATAAAAGCCGCCATTTTTGATTTCGACGGTATTTTAGTAGACACCGAGCAAGTAGGCCTTGATGCAAGTAAAACTATCCTGGCAAAGTATGCCATTAGTTTGACCCCTGAAGAAAAAATGGATTATTTCCAAATTCCTGATTTGCGTTTTTATGGAGATATTTTCAAATCCAGAGGAATACAGGTTGATGCAAATATGGTGCTAAAAGAACACAAAAACCTTTATTACCAGCTTATTCAACGAATCAACACTCCTCTTCCTGGTGTTTTAGATATTTTGGATTATTATAAATCAAAAAAGGTTAGCTGCAACATCTGCTCAGGGAGTACACGTCTAATTGTTGAGCGGGTATTGAAAAACGTCGGAATTCGTTCTTCTTTTGACTTTATTGTTGCACGCGAGGATTATCTGGAGGATAAACCAAACCCTGAATCATATACTCATAGTTTAGAAAAAATAAAATTATCGGCATCAGACTGTATTGCGTTTGAAGATACACGTCGAGGAGTTGAATCAGCCAAATCCGCAGGTATACTAACCGTGGGAGTTCTAATTGGAAACCACGGTTCTGACCCATTGACAAAAGCAGACTTTCAAATTAACACATTTGAAGATGCATTCGTGTGA
- a CDS encoding GNAT family N-acetyltransferase, with protein sequence MRSTLPSCIGSLEVRPLERGDEKYLKAFADTLSANSKELFAPYRWDTDKQIEDYRMAIAGHEAGKDSSYLIFSPSGTPIGHLALWRITQKYSFNGKSLQIPILGICIADAFQGKGIGRLGMQFLMGYAQDSKADAIELTFAHWNERAKRLYFSIGFEDIGTLKIPLGVNPATQDVDFSSIKIWREERHCMYIINESKTSIIKSYLKSKQSKKV encoded by the coding sequence ATGAGGTCTACTTTACCCTCCTGTATTGGATCGCTGGAAGTTCGACCTCTTGAGCGAGGTGACGAAAAATATCTTAAAGCATTTGCGGATACTCTTAGCGCAAATTCCAAAGAACTATTTGCCCCTTACCGGTGGGATACCGATAAACAAATAGAAGATTACCGAATGGCCATTGCAGGCCACGAAGCAGGAAAGGATTCGTCCTATTTGATATTCTCTCCTTCTGGCACCCCGATTGGTCATTTGGCCCTATGGAGGATCACACAAAAATATTCCTTCAATGGTAAAAGCTTACAAATACCCATTCTTGGAATATGTATCGCAGATGCTTTCCAAGGGAAAGGTATAGGTCGTTTAGGTATGCAGTTTCTTATGGGATATGCACAAGACTCCAAAGCGGATGCAATCGAATTGACATTTGCTCATTGGAATGAGCGCGCAAAAAGGTTGTATTTTTCAATTGGTTTTGAAGATATTGGCACCCTAAAAATTCCCCTGGGTGTGAATCCTGCCACTCAAGATGTAGATTTTAGCTCAATAAAAATCTGGCGTGAAGAGCGTCATTGCATGTATATTATTAACGAAAGTAAAACATCCATAATCAAATCTTACCTTAAGAGCAAACAATCTAAAAAGGTCTAA
- a CDS encoding methyltransferase domain-containing protein, translated as MASFPPNTPKDPVYWDYWHEMVKASIRRDTHELPAILEEANIVGKHVIDAGYDPGRLVVPFSKLAASITCVRESDWSVTAIQKLVREHGLRDKVQVVKSPSVGLPLDDEVSDATYCVWVIHYAKSRWEKIVKELVRITKKGCPIVIGFTSGERDLPHLEGFTKPDNVLKTKAFDQTFPAFCEEQGWKVSVRKLVLPFQFKSPEWALEVFSNTFMRREEAVAKQKEIMEFLRQHTKDGKTVIEQEMRIYTIRVP; from the coding sequence ATGGCATCATTCCCTCCCAACACCCCTAAAGATCCCGTTTACTGGGACTACTGGCACGAGATGGTGAAGGCCAGCATTCGGCGCGACACACATGAATTGCCCGCCATCCTTGAAGAGGCCAATATCGTTGGAAAGCATGTGATCGATGCGGGCTATGACCCGGGTCGGTTGGTTGTGCCTTTTTCTAAACTAGCGGCCTCTATCACCTGTGTTCGGGAGAGCGATTGGTCGGTGACGGCCATCCAAAAATTGGTCCGTGAGCATGGTTTACGCGATAAAGTGCAGGTTGTTAAATCCCCTTCCGTGGGATTGCCATTGGACGATGAAGTGTCGGATGCCACGTATTGCGTGTGGGTGATTCATTATGCCAAATCTCGATGGGAAAAAATAGTCAAGGAGTTGGTGCGCATAACCAAAAAAGGATGTCCCATCGTGATAGGGTTTACATCAGGTGAGAGGGACTTGCCCCATTTGGAAGGGTTCACCAAGCCGGATAATGTGTTGAAAACCAAAGCGTTCGATCAAACGTTTCCCGCGTTCTGCGAGGAACAGGGGTGGAAGGTCTCCGTGCGCAAACTCGTGCTTCCCTTTCAATTCAAATCCCCAGAATGGGCATTGGAAGTATTTTCCAATACCTTCATGCGGCGCGAGGAGGCCGTAGCTAAACAGAAAGAGATAATGGAATTCCTGCGTCAGCACACCAAAGACGGGAAAACCGTCATCGAGCAGGAAATGCGCATCTACACGATCAGGGTGCCCTGA